In Nostoc sphaeroides, the genomic window AACCTGCTCATAGCCAACATCCAGGCATATTTAACAAAGAAAAATATCAATCAACCTTGCTAGCAAAAAGAATAATGCCCTCAACACTGACAGAAAATGTTCGTAAAACAGTGCTGGAGAATGGTCTAACTATCCTGACAAAGGAAGTGCATACTGCGCCAGTAGTGACGGTGCAGGTGTGGTATAAGGTTGGCTCACGCAACGAAGAACCGGGCGTGAATGGCATTGCCCACCAGCTGGAACACATGATGTTTAAAGGTACTCTAAACCGTCCAATTCAATTTGGGCGTTTGTTTAGTGCTTTAGGTAGTGATTCCAATGCTTTTACCAGCTACGATCAAACTGCATATTACGGTACTGTAGAACGAAACAAGCTAAAAGCGCTCTTAGTGCTGGAAGCAGACAGGATGCAAAATTCCCAGATTGAACCAGAACAACTGGCGAATGAGAAGCGGGTAGTAATTTCCGAGTTGCAGGGTTACGAAAATAGCCCTGAATATCGCCTCAACCGCGCCGTGATGAAGGCGGTATTTCCCAATCATGCTTATGGGTTGCCTGTCGGTGGCACGAAAGCTGATGTCGAGAAATTTGAAGTTGAGCAGGTAGAAAAATATTACCGCAATTTTTACAGTCCCGATAATGCCGTCTTAGTAATTGTTGGAGATTTTCAAACTGCCAATACCCTGGAAATAGTTAAAGAGACATTTGGCAAACTACCAAAAAAAGTGAGGAGTGAGCTTGCCGTGAGCGTAGCCGAACGGGAGTTAGGAGTTAGGAGTGAAAATACTTTTACCTCATCCCCCTCATCGCCGATAGTATTGCAAGAACCGGGAGCAGGACGTTTGTTACAAGTTGTTTATCCGCTACCGGATGCAAATCAACCGGATGTGCCTGCGCTGGATGTGATGGATTACATCTTGACTGAGGGACGGAATTCTAGACTTTATCAGGCATTGGTGGAATCAGGTTTAGCTAGTGAAGTTACAGCCTCCGTTACCAGTTTGCGAGAATCTGGCTGGTATGAGGTGTTGGTGACGGCTGGTTCTAAACAAGATTTGAAAAAAATTGACTCAGTGTTGAGTAGCGCGATCGCTAATGTAGCAGAAAAAGGCGTAACCTCTGAAGAAGTAGAACGAGCCAAAACCCAATTAACAGCAGATGTAATTTTGAGTAACCGTGATATCACCTCTCAAGCAATGCGCTTGGGCACTGATGAGACAACTGTTGGTGATTATCGCTACACAGATCGTTATTTGGCTGCTGTTCGTCTGGTGAAGCCGACGGATATTGTCGCTGTGATTAACAAATACCTCACAAAAGGAGCCAGAACAGTAGGCTTTTTTGAACCAACCCAGAAGCAGATAACAGAAGTTGGTGATAAACCAGACTCAGCCCAAACTACAGAGAATTTTTCTCCTGGCGTACCTGTGCTTCCTTCTGAGGTGGTGAAGTACTTACCACCTGTGGATTTGGCTACAGATGCAATTGCCCAAGTGTTACCACAGGAGTTCAAATTTACCAACGGACTGCGGTTATTACTGTTACCGGATCATAGTACTCCCACCGTTACCTTGAGCGGACACATTCAAGCGGGGACGGAATTTGATCCTGAGAATAAAGCTGGACTAGCTGCTTTTGTCGCAGATAATTTGCTAAATGGTACTAATAGCAAGGATGATTTAACTATTGCCAAACTCTTGGCAGAACGAGGGGCGAGTCTCGACTTTCAAACCTACCGCGAAGGTGTGCATATTGAGGGTGATAGTTTAGCTCTTGATTTGCCGATACTCCTTGAGATATTGGCAGATGTTGTTAAAAATAGTACCTTTCCAGCCAAAGAGTTGGAATTGCATCGCCAACAAACTTTAATTGATTTGCAACACGAATTAGATGAGCCATCAGAAGTAGCCAGAAGAGTATTTGTTCAGTCAATTTACCCGAAAAAACATCCCTTACATACTTTTCCCACAGAGGAAAGTTTACAGCAGATTCAGCGCCGGGATGTGATTGATTTTAAAGCTAAACATTATCGTCCAGATACGACAGTGTTGGCGCTGGTGGGAGATTTTGATCTAGACATTGTGCGATCGCTGATTCAAAATGAGTTTGGTAACTGGGAAGTTAGCGGCCAAGCACCGACATTAAAATATCCTCCGGTATCAATGCCGCAGAAAATAGTTAGTGTCAACCCAGTTTTACCAGGTAAAGCCCAAGCTGTGACATATATGGGTTATACAGCTATTAACCGTTATGATCCTCGGTTTCACGCAGCCTTAGTATTGAACCAGATTTTGGGAGGCGATACCTTATCTAGTAAACTGGGTGCAGAAGTGCGCGATCGCCAAGGTTTGAGCTATGGAATTTATAGCTCCTTCCAAGCCGGGAAAAATGCAGGCACATTTTTGATAGAAATGCAAACTAGTCCTGAAGATAGCAGTAAAGCGATCGCTAGTACCCGCCAAATACTACAGCAAATCCATCAACAAGGCGTTACCGCACTGGAAGTAGAAACAGCTAAACGCACCCTGATGAGCAACTACAACGTTTTGCTGGCAAACCCAGAGGAATTAACAGATAGAATTCTGATGAATGAGGTTTATGGACTAGATAAAGGAGAATTGCACTGCTTCACTGACAAAATCCAGAAAGTCAGCCTTACCCAAGTTAATCAAGCGGCTCGTGAGTTACTCCACCCAGATCAAATCGTAGTCGTTACTGCTGGGCCATCCGTGTTAGCAGAGAAAAGCATTAGGTAGTACTTTGCTCAAGCTATTGAGGGTTTGTAGTAAGCACAAAGCGTGCTTAAAAAACAAGGACTAAAGTCCTTACTACGAACTTGCTTAGGGACTTCCAAATAAAAAAATACCCAAAAAACTCTCTTCTCCTCATTCCTCTGTGTTCTCTGTGTCTCTGTGGTTCGTTGATTTGAGTAATTTATTTTTTGGAAGTCCCTTATCCATCAATTTAAACTTGACACAGTAGTAGAGATGGACATTAGGCATGGATAATATAAAGAATAGGTAAGTGGTTTTTCCCGCTACCTATTAATAGCATTGCCTTTTGAGAACTAGTGATGAAAATTTACAACCATTTTTACAAAATTGTAATTGCATCTCTTACTTTCCCCATTACTACTTGGCTGCAAATATTACGAGGAAACTACGTGATATTAACGTTGTTCCTCAGCCTAAATTTCATCGTTGCTACTCCAGCAATGGCGGCAAATTTGTCTGGCGATTTACTCAAGCAACCAGTCACAGAAATTACAGTTAGCTTGGGTAATTCAGCCAACGAACTCAAATTTGAGCCAAATCATTTGGAATTCGAGGCTGGCAAACGCTATCAACTACGGCTTACCAATCCCAGCCAACTGAAGCACTATTTTACTGCTAAAGATTTTGCCGATGGCATCTGGACACAAAAAGTCCAAGCAGGCATTGTAGAAATCAAAGGAGCCATTCACGAACTCGAACTCAAGCCGGGTGCTGAGGCAGAATGGGTATTTGTGCCCCTGAAATCTGGCACTTTTAGCTTACGTTGTCCAATACCAGGGCATACCGAAGCAGGTATGACTGGAGAAATTGCCATCAAGAATTAAAAATTATTCGGCTCAGTATTTGGCAACTATCTAATGTTTCAATTAAAGATAATTTATCTCAGTCCCATAGATGCAGCGAATAATAAGTTATGGCGATTTTGATTGAAGCGCAATATATCAGGAGTAGGCGAATGTGTTATTATATATACGTTAGCGGCTAAATTGGAAGAATCCCTATCAGGGATTAAAATAATTTAAATTATAGATATTATTTCTCAAATAATTTAGAGAAAGCATTAATACTCAGTGTCAGAGCCACCAGTAATTATTAATTCCCCATGAACATTTTCAGTAACCTACTTCCTCAAGCAACTCAGCCTGCAACATCGAAAAAACAGCGCCGAGGAATTGAAATTAAATCGCCGCGTGAAATTGAAATCATGCGGCAATCAGCGACAATTGTGGCAACTGTCCTAAAAGAAATTTCTGAGTTAGTAAAGCCAGGAATGACCACGGCTGATTTGGATGCTTATGCAGAAAAACGCATCCGCGAAATGGGTGCAACACCGAGTTTTAAAGGATATCACGGTTTTCCAGGTTCTATTTGCTCCAGTATTAATAATGAAGCAGTGCATGGTATTCCTAGTCCTAAGAAAGTGATTCGCGTGGGGGATGTATTAAAGGTAGATACGGGGGCTTATTATCAAGGCTTTCATGGTGATTCTTGCATTTCAATTGCTGTCGGTGATGTTACCCAAGAAGCTGCTAAATTAATTCGCATAGCAGAAGAAGCTTTATATAAGGGCATTGAGCAAGTTAAAGCAGGTGCATATTTACTTGACTTAGCTGGAGCAATTGAAGACCATGTGAAAGTTAACGGCTTTAGTATAGTCGAAGAATTCACTGGACACGGTGTCGGTCGTAACTTGCATGAAGAACCTTCAGTATTTAACTACCGCACCCGCGAGATGCCAAATGTTAAACTCCGGGCGGGAATGACGCTGGCAATTGAGCCAATTTTAAATGCGGGTTCTAGACACACCAGAACATTATCTGACCGTTGGACAGCAGTCACTGTGGATAATTCTTTGTCGGCTCAGTTTGAGCATACAGTTTTGGTAACAGAGACTGGTTATGAGATTTTGACTGACCGTACTAAGCTGTAATTATTAAGTTTGTAGTAAGCACAAAGCGTGCTTAGAAAACAAGGACTAAAGTCCTTACTACGAACTGAAAGCGATAAACGAAAATCGAGAGACTCAGATCCCCGACTTCTCAAAGAAGTCGGGGATCTTATTTCAATACCGTTCAGTTAAGCCCAAAAATCTTGGTAAAGACGCGAAATTTCGCGTCTCTACAGGTTTAAAATCAGTACCAAAAATCCTTAACTGAACTGTATTGTGCTATATATTCATCTGATAGCTGCATAGTTAGTTTTATAAATAGGAAGTGTTTCTTTAGCTTGTATAGAGACAGACGTACTCTCTGGAATCGCTTCTAATAAATTGATTGCTTGTTTCCATTTCTCTTTTGCTTGCTGCCGAATTAGTAGCGAATGAGGGGAATTTTTTACAAATAAATTAGCTTCTGTTGCTAGTTTTTGGGCTAATTCTAAGTTTGCTAAGGCTTGCTTTTCAACTAAGACTCTTTGACTGATGGATTTATAGTTTATTTGATAGTAAGCCAATTTCTTCTTTGCTCGATCAGAAACTGATGTTTGATTAGGAATACTATCTAACAAGATTATCGCCTGATACCATTTGTTTTCTGCTTGTTGCCAAACTTTTAGAGGATGCGGTGGTTTTTGAACTAAAGAAGCAGCCTCCATACCAAGTTTTTGAGCAGATTTAAACTTAGCGATCGCTACGCCAACCTCTGCGATCGCTGCACTTCCTTCTTGAGTTAAACTTAGATGCTCTCTAATTTTCCAACTACCAAAACCTAAGATTAATATACTTGAGGCTACGAACACCGAACGGACTATTTTTTGTGTCGAAAATGCTACTATTTCTATATGCTGGCTAATAATTGGTTTTTTATTACTTTCTTGTTCAATCTTTTTTAGGGCTTGTTCTGCCTGTTCTCTTAAAGTATCACCCTGAATAATTAAAGCAGCAATTTGTTCTTGGAAATAATCACAATCATTGAGAATATCCGTCAATTCTTGAAATTTACCATTACTCGATATAATTAATTCGTGGTCATCATCTAACCACTCTAAGGCGAAACCAGATTTCCCGCAAAAGGCAGACACACCTAATAAAATATTTAATAAATTACGGCTATTTTTAATAGTATTAAAAACATAATTTAACTTTTGTTGTAGTTCTAATAATTCATTTTGATAATTGCTGAGTCTTTGAAGTTGATGCTCTAAAATATTAATATCTTCAAAAATTAAGTTATTTTGTAAGTTTTCAGCAATAATCTGAAATTTGGTGCGGATGCTTAGATAATTAATATCAGAATTTAGTTGATTTACAAAGGGAACATCACTGAGAATATCAGTAGCTATTGCCTGCAAAAAATAACCCCATTCAATCCAGCCATCAATTTTTGATTGTAGTTCAGTTAATGAAATTTTAGTTTTTGAGTGGCCAAATTTTTCTGCGATCGCAGGATCTACTAATCCGACACTAGGTATAAACAAACTAGCTACAGTACCTATGCGAGGAAGTGTAGCGATCGCAGAATTTTTGACGCGATCAAATTTCAATTCCTGAGCAATTAATTTCTTAATATTCCGTAGTTGTTCCTGAGCATTATTGATCAGGATAATTTGCTCCATGATTTGATTAGAATCGCCAATAGTCAGTTTTAGGCTCTGAATCAGTGTTGGCAATTCACTAACAAGTATTTCTAGGTTAGCCATAAGTACCCCTCATCTCCCCCTGCCCCTTCCTTGAGTGGCAAATCTCAGCAGCTATAAAACGTATAGTTCCCGCAAATCCTGCTAAAGTAACAATTTAGGTTTAAAAATCTTAGAAAAAGCCAAAATTACCCATTCACTAACCTATGAATGAAGTTGATTTAGCATTTACCCCAGCGCTAGAGTTGGCGCAATTAATTCGTCGCCGGGAAGTATCACCGCTAGAGTTAGTGGAAATATATTTAGAACGGATTGGGCGGTTGAATCCCCAATTAGGAAGCTATTTTACAGTGACGGCAGAATTAGCGAAGGCAGATGCCAAAGCCAAAACAGAATTATTGACAACTACCTCAGAACTACCGCCATTTTTTGGTGTGCCGATTTCCATTAAAGACCTTAATGCCGTAGCGGATGTTACCTGTACTTATGGAAATCCGGCATTACTGAACAATATCCCTAATTATGATGATGGGGTTGTGACGCGGATTAAGCAAGCTGGATTTACTATTCTCGGTAAAACAGCTACTTCAGAATTAGGTTCGTTTCCTTACAGTGAACCTATGGGTTTTCCCCCAGCTAGAAATCCGTGGAATTTAGAATACACCCCTGGTGGTTCCAGTGGTGGGGCGGCGGCGGCGGTAGCAGGGGGATTGTGTGCGATCGCTCAAGGTTCAGATGGCGGTGGCTCAATTCGGGGGCCTGCGGCTTGTTGTGGTTTGGTGGGAATTAAGCCATCTAGGGGCAGGGTGAGTAAAGCACCCGTAGGTGAACGCCTCGCTGGAATCGCCGTCAACGGCCCCATTGCCCGGACTGTGGCTGATGCTGCTGCCCTTTTGGATACCATATCTGGCTATACAACAGGCGATCCTTACTGGTTGCCAGATCCCGAACCATCATTTCTCGCCGCCACTGGGACAAAACTTGGTGCTTTGCGAATCGCCTTTGACACTAGCATTTCTCCTTTGGGAGAAGCTGACGCTAATTGTCAGCAAGGTGTCCGCCAAACAGTCAAGTTATTAGAACAACTCGGCCACCAAGTTGAACAGAAATCTCCAGATTTTAGTGGTTTAGTTGAACCATTTCAAATCGTCTGGCAAGCTGGGGTAGCTGCATCGGGGCTTCCTGCTGAAGCTTTGCAGCCATTGAATCGCTGGCTATTTGCACGTACAGGTTCCGTTGGAGAATACCTGCAAGCAGTTTCCCAAATGCAGATAGTGGCACGGCAAATTGTGGCGTTTTTTGATACTGTGGATGTGCTGGTATTGCCAGTTTATTTACATTCACCTATCCGCGTTGGTGAATGGGCCGCGCTGAGTCCAGAAGAGACATTCCAAAATATTATTGAGTGGGTTGCCCCTTGTCCGCCTGCGAATGCAACTGGACAACCTGCGATCGCAATTCCTGTAGGCTTCGATAATAATGGTTTACCCATGAGTGTGCAGCTAATTGGTAAACCTGCTGCTGAAGCTACACTGATCAGCCTAGCAGCACAATTAGAAGCAGCTAACCCTTGGATACATCATCGTCCAGCCTTTGCAATATCGGGCTAATTATGCAGGCATCGCTGGAACAACTTTCACAAATAATTGTATTCGCAGGTTTAGAAACAGCAGAAAAGATAAGTTTGCAACCTCATACTCAGGTGCAACTATATCGCAAAGGTGAGATTATTCTGCATGAGGACGATGTATTACCAGCAAAACTCTATGCTGTTGTTAGTGGATCAATTCAAGTTACCAAAACAGCAATGACGGGGAAAGAAACGATTCTCCGCGCCTTAGCTGCTGGAGAAATTTTTGCGGCTCCTGCAATGTTAGGAAATGGAATTTCTCCGGCAACTGTGACTGCTGAATCTGATTGTGAAATACTCACTGTAGAGCGAGATGCTTTATTAAAAGCTATTGGGCAAAATCCTGAAATTGCATTACGAATGCTGATGGTTTTTAACAGTCGGATTCAGCAATTACATGAGACAGTTCACGGCTTAGTTTCTGAAAGAGCTATTGTTCGCCTTGCCAGATTAATTCAATATTTTGCTGCTGAATCTGGAACTGAATCGACTTTACAAGGAGAGTGTTTAAGAATCAAATTATCTTATTATCGCATGGCTCGAAGTAGCGGTATTACTTACGAAGAATGCGTGCGGTTAATTAAAAGTCTCAAGTCAGTAATTGCCTATACTCGGGGTGGGACGATTACAATACTTGATGCAAAGAAATTGGATGCGATCGCATCTGGAGATAATAGATTAGAGTATTAGAGGTTGTAATAGTATTTTTCCATCTGAGTTTCAGAAAAATTCAAGTTTTAAGCAAAACTTAAAAGTAGCGATCGCATATTTCAAGACTCTATAAATAACTAATTAATTCTCTGTAACTTTTTCAGAAAGTGTGAGCAGAAATGTCAGGTTTTCCTCAGCTTTTAAAGCATGAGGTGAATTAGCAGGCATAAAGACAAAAACACCAGCTTTAAGTGCAATATCTTCTCCAGATAAAGTAAGTAAACCTCTACCTTCGATTACATTGATAGTGGCATTACGAGTCGAGGTATGCTCGGAAATATCAGTGTTAGCTGCTAGACAAAATAGAGTGTATTGACAAGCGTTATCTTTTAGCAGTACTTTGCTGAGAACTCCTGCGCTGGGGTATTCAATTTGTTCTCGTAATTGGGTAATGAAAGATGGGCTAGTTGTGATTGAATTTGTCATAGTATTTTTAGATTATTAACCGTAAACAAAGATTGAAAATCATTCACAAATCATTGGTATTTATCAGGTGATATAGCAGTCGTAAATCATTCGTGAAAATTATATCTCTCTTTTTTCCTTCTTTCCTTGGCGTCCTTGGCGTCCTTGGCGGTTCGTTTCCTAATCTATATTTTTCACAACTCAAATAAGATTGCTATAGTTTTGGGAATAAATTATCCTACTAGGCAACAGCACAAAAAATTATGGAGCCTAATTCGTGTTGGTATTTATGAAAAACTTTGTGAATTTCTAAAACCCGGTTGCGAATATTTCTCTGCGTCAATATATTCCACAAAATCCGAATCGTGTTCAAAATACCTTCATCTTGAAACATCCGCCTTAAATTCAACAAATTCATTGAGTCAGTTTGGCATTTCTCTACTTGCAATCCTGCTGTTATAAAAGCCGTAATCCAGTTAGATTCTGAAAGTGGTGTAGAATTAACTCGAATTACTCGTGCTAAGTCAACATGAATTTGTTCTTCTTTGTCAGTAGCTAACAGTTCATGGGAGAGAAATTTACCTCCCGGTTTGAGCCGATTATGAATTTCAGCTAAAATCTTGGCTTTTCCCAATGGGGATTGCATTGTGAGAATGGCTTCTGCCAATACATAATCAAATTTTCCTGAAATTGCCTCTAGGTTGAAAATATTACCTTCAATTATTTCAACTTGATTTTCTAACCCAGCAGCGCAGATATTAGCACGCGCACAAGCTACACTATCAGGATTTTTTTCAATGCCTACTACTTTGACATGGTAGCTTTTTGCTAAAGCGATCGCACTATATCCAAAGCTAGACCCTAGCTCTAAAACTGTATCTCCAGGCTGAAAGTTTGCCCACTGAAATAATTTATCCGTAGCTATTCGTCCACCAGGACGCAGATATTTTTTACCTGCTGCTGCTAAAATTTCATGTCCGGTAGCTGTTTGGAAATTGAGGATAGTATTGGTCATGTCTGTGACCCTCTGAATTTGTCTTACCCTCAATTTCCCAGCAATTTACGATATTGTCTCTGAGGTAGCTCATAGAAGCAGTATTATTTTGCTTTCCACTCGTGGTCAAGGATAGCGTAAATAAAATTGTCGTACCATCTGCCTTTAATTAATTCTTTTTCTTGCAGATGACCCTCACGACGCATACCAATTTTTTCTAATACCCTTACAGAAGCAACATTCTGTGCAACACAACAAGACCAGATACGATGCATTCCTAGTTCTTCAAAGCCGAACTTTAAAATGGCTTGTGCTGCTTCTGTTGCATAACCTTGTCCCCAATACTGAGTGTTTAATTCATAGCCAATATTTGCTTCCCGCATTTCCGGGTCGTTTATACGGATACCACAATTACCAATAAGCTGATTTTCTGCTTTGAGGATAATAGCTAACTGAAACTTTGTTCTAGGTTGCTCTTTTTGCTGACCAATAAACATCTGGACAAACTCACAAACATCCTTTTGTGTGCGATGCGTCCAATAGCTATAACGCAAGTATAAAGGATCAGATTGATAAGTAAAAACCGCCTGCCAGTCTGCTTCTACAAAGTCACGCATTAGCAAGCGGTGTGTTTCTAAGATCATGTCTTTTCTCTATACTAGAACTTACCCATTGACAAAAAATACTAAACATGAAAAATGTTAAAAACCACATCCAATACGGTTCGGTTAAGCCAAAAGACGCGATAAATCGCCGTCTCTACAAAGGATTAATTATTGTAGAGACGGCGATTTATCGCGTCTTTGTGATTTAGAATTTTCATCAAAAAACCTTTACATTTTGCACCTTGAGGAGTAGCATCAGGGTAATAGGTAATGATTGCTTTTCTTTCCCTAACAAAAACTGTAGGAAAGGATTGACCCGTTTCTCGGTCACGTACATTATAAATACACGCTCCCTCATTATTACCTTGGAGTTTAAATATTTTGGTGGCATCTAAAAGCATTTCTTCGGCATTGCTGAGGTAGCTATAGCCTTTGATGACATCTGTTACTGTCCTATTTTTCTGCTTAATTACTACACCCATTGTATAAATGACTCCAGGTACAACTTCCTCCCGTCCCTGATTATTTGGCAACCGTCCGCCTATTCCTTGATTTTGTAGTTGTAAATATCTGCCGTGAAAATGTAAGCCACCAATATCATTGGCATTATATATTTCCCCACAAAATATATGCTCAAACCCTCGACGTTGGAACCAAATATTGGTTAAATCATCGATAAATTGTGCTTTATTATTACGTCCAGGACGCAGTTCACCGCCGCTAGCTTGCTGAAGTTTCTGCAATACATCTGGGTAATAAGACAACAATTGTTTAAAATTATTGGAACTAACTCTTGTACCAATAGGGCCGCAGAGTTTTAGTACAGCCTGATCAAAAGGATTTAGCAACGGTGGAGGTGGTGTGATATCTGCCTGTTGTCCTGCGGGGAAACGAACAGGAACTGGGTTATCTACATTATCAAAAAACGGCAGAAGTTGCGTATTTGACTGAGACTGCGCCTTCACTGAATTTTGCCAGCAAAATGAGGAAACCAGTAGCAGAACAAACACATTTACCATCTGCTTTGACCTATTGGTTAGAGGATTTGGCTGCATAATTTTTAGATTAATTACTTAGATGGCATTACTACATCAAGTTTAATTTAAGGGATAGCATACATTAAAAAAAATCGGTTTTTTTTTAATGTACCGGGTTGATGAAGTGTTTTAAAAGTCTGTTTATTTGAAATTTTAAATTATTGATTACCTTGTCTTAAACTAACTAAAGGTGGCGCGTAATGCCAATTATGTATGAAGATGCGCTAAATCATCTTGATCGCTTCCGGTATAATACTTAGTTAAAATAAAATTATAGTGGTTCGCTATTTTTTTATATTCAATTGTCAAAAATGTCTTTTACTTATAACCGCACGGTTCGCTTTCAAGATACTGATGCTGCTGGGGTAGTTTATTTTGCTAATGTTTTGGGCATTTGCCATGAAGCTTATGAAGAATCTCTAGAAGCATCAAGTATTAATCTCAAACATTTTTTTACTAATCCATCTGTAGCTTTCCCCATTGTTCATGCTAGTGTCGATTTTTTGCGCCCTATGTTTAGCGGGGACAAGTTGCTAATTAGTTTAATTCCCCAAAAAATAAGTGGTGATAAGTTTGAAATTACTTACAAAATTACAGTGGCTGAGGTGGTAGTTGCTAAGGCTATTACTAGGCATGTTTGTATTGATGTAAGTAGTAGAAGTAAGCAGGAATTACCTGATGAGATAGTTCAGTGGTTGGAAACGAACCGCAGAGACGCAGAGGGCGCAGAGAGAAGAAAGTCGAGAGAGGTTATGTGATGGGATTTTGGAGGAATTCTCTGGCTATTTGCTGTAATTGTTGGCGGTTAATTTTACCTTGGGAGTTGCGAGGTAGATTTTGCTGGGGAATCCAATATTTTGGAATTTTAAATTTGCTGAGTTTGTCTTTGAGTAGGGTTTGGATTTTTAAGGCAGAGGTATCTAATTGTTTGGGAATGTAAATCGCTGTTAAGGCTTGTCCCCAATGTTTATCTGGGATGCCGATGACACAAATATCGGCAACCATTTGAGTTGCTTGTATAGCTGATTCAATCTCTGCTGGGTAAATATTTTCTCCACCTGTAATAATTTTGTCGCTGTTACGTCCGACAATGTTTAAATGACCTTGCTCGTCTAAAAAGCCTAAATCATCTACTTGGAAATCAGCTTGATTTTCTCTGGTTATCGGATAGTAACCAAGGGCTAAAGATTGAGCCTCAATGGTGATATTTCCGATTTGATTGTAATCTAAAATCTCGCCTTGCTGATTGTGAATAGTTACTTTTACATGGGGAAGAATTTGACCACTACTAATTTTACCGGTGAGAAAATCATCTGGTTTGAGGGTCGCAATTTGAGATGCAGTTTCTGTCATGCCATAAGTAGGCGCTAACCGGATGCGATGAAATCGGGCTTTTTCTAGTAGTTCGTTCCATGCTGGCGCACCTCCCAGAAGTACAGTATTAAATTGGGTTAGCCATTGAGTTAATTCGGGATTTTGCAGGAGTCTTTGTAACTGCGTTGGAACCAAAGATATTAAAAATTCTGATTGTTTAATATTGAATATTTGACCTTTTTCTACTGCTTTGAATGGCAGAATAGCCAGTTTACCTCCGGTGGTGAAAGAGCGCATAAATTGCATTAAACCACTGACATGATATAGCGGTAATACACAAAAAGAATTGACTTGTTTTAATTGAAAGTATTCTGTAAATCCTTGTACAGATGCGATGAGAGTTTCCCAAGTATGGATGGCAAATTTAATCTGCCCCGATGAACCACCTGTGGGAATCAAGATGAATGGGGAGTGGGGAGTGGGGACTTGTAC contains:
- a CDS encoding EndoU domain-containing protein → MQPNPLTNRSKQMVNVFVLLLVSSFCWQNSVKAQSQSNTQLLPFFDNVDNPVPVRFPAGQQADITPPPPLLNPFDQAVLKLCGPIGTRVSSNNFKQLLSYYPDVLQKLQQASGGELRPGRNNKAQFIDDLTNIWFQRRGFEHIFCGEIYNANDIGGLHFHGRYLQLQNQGIGGRLPNNQGREEVVPGVIYTMGVVIKQKNRTVTDVIKGYSYLSNAEEMLLDATKIFKLQGNNEGACIYNVRDRETGQSFPTVFVRERKAIITYYPDATPQGAKCKGFLMKILNHKDAINRRLYNN
- a CDS encoding 2-succinylbenzoate--CoA ligase; the protein is MEQPLDCLNNLTQDDWLIGYNSHQFNQIVQELYLELTQLSAYGIPPKIILAEREPLRFLASFIAACAANCPVFLCNPDWGTQEWQQVFDLVKPDIIWGMGNREWGVGNREWGIGNREWGIENRNCKEITIISPSFPSSPSSPHSPLLRLRSVQVPTPHSPFILIPTGGSSGQIKFAIHTWETLIASVQGFTEYFQLKQVNSFCVLPLYHVSGLMQFMRSFTTGGKLAILPFKAVEKGQIFNIKQSEFLISLVPTQLQRLLQNPELTQWLTQFNTVLLGGAPAWNELLEKARFHRIRLAPTYGMTETASQIATLKPDDFLTGKISSGQILPHVKVTIHNQQGEILDYNQIGNITIEAQSLALGYYPITRENQADFQVDDLGFLDEQGHLNIVGRNSDKIITGGENIYPAEIESAIQATQMVADICVIGIPDKHWGQALTAIYIPKQLDTSALKIQTLLKDKLSKFKIPKYWIPQQNLPRNSQGKINRQQLQQIAREFLQNPIT
- a CDS encoding acyl-CoA thioesterase, whose product is MSFTYNRTVRFQDTDAAGVVYFANVLGICHEAYEESLEASSINLKHFFTNPSVAFPIVHASVDFLRPMFSGDKLLISLIPQKISGDKFEITYKITVAEVVVAKAITRHVCIDVSSRSKQELPDEIVQWLETNRRDAEGAERRKSREVM
- a CDS encoding GNAT family N-acetyltransferase, with translation MILETHRLLMRDFVEADWQAVFTYQSDPLYLRYSYWTHRTQKDVCEFVQMFIGQQKEQPRTKFQLAIILKAENQLIGNCGIRINDPEMREANIGYELNTQYWGQGYATEAAQAILKFGFEELGMHRIWSCCVAQNVASVRVLEKIGMRREGHLQEKELIKGRWYDNFIYAILDHEWKAK
- a CDS encoding SAM-dependent methyltransferase, yielding MTNTILNFQTATGHEILAAAGKKYLRPGGRIATDKLFQWANFQPGDTVLELGSSFGYSAIALAKSYHVKVVGIEKNPDSVACARANICAAGLENQVEIIEGNIFNLEAISGKFDYVLAEAILTMQSPLGKAKILAEIHNRLKPGGKFLSHELLATDKEEQIHVDLARVIRVNSTPLSESNWITAFITAGLQVEKCQTDSMNLLNLRRMFQDEGILNTIRILWNILTQRNIRNRVLEIHKVFHKYQHELGSIIFCAVA